A genomic segment from Verrucomicrobiaceae bacterium encodes:
- a CDS encoding FAD-dependent oxidoreductase — MKHLLTFLFLTTSLHAGHVVIYGGTPAGIMAAIAAARQGHEVSLVEMNAHVGGMVSGGLVATDMGDRPTVGGLADDFFKRIVRYYTEKYGADSKELKAARGGATFEPHVAELIFEQMLAEQPKITIWKKHRYQATHIDADRSKAGNRVTALVTDDLVKGTTKTFTGDLFIDASYEGDLMAGAKVPYRIGRESRSEYGEMLAGVSMGPLEQRGMGDHRTPPYNYRVSVTSNTANRVLFPKPDHYDPTPFIATDGKRIKEGRAKGFGDFFTTIDKWHPGYKYDANWGDSAGNSQGYADGDWATRERIAAKIRDGFLSRLYYFQNDPELPQAFRDEARTWGLPKDEFTDNGHWPFQLYVREGRRMVGAYVLRENDLTQDRWKADGIATGSYGIDCHVVQYLRENGKLVPEHTRHTAVNNYDIPYRCLVPPEVENLLVPVCVSATHIAYCSLRMEPVYMMLGQAAGVAAGIALNEKLPVQKVDTKKLRELLLKDGAVLDAGYQPQVKLTFTPQRPRPGEKVIFKAISQKPLKAMQWDFIGNGTISATGERVVHAYTVEKVHHVSLLVTDDAGRRRLLTAEVPVGIAEPLDVTLDAFEAELAGRWNGTVPDYLAGLPLRYSDIFHGPGTHRDMVVRGKVAAARAHFQPTLKRSGRYQVCLGFRPSKTQATNTPVLIKHASGTAKLSVDQRSEKTPFLWVPVGEYEFKAGSAGFAELRNANTDGRIAVDAMRWLWIAE, encoded by the coding sequence ATGAAACACCTCCTCACCTTCCTCTTCCTCACGACCTCACTGCACGCAGGCCACGTCGTCATCTACGGCGGCACCCCGGCGGGCATCATGGCAGCCATCGCGGCTGCACGTCAGGGGCATGAGGTTTCATTGGTCGAAATGAATGCGCATGTCGGCGGCATGGTCAGCGGTGGGCTCGTCGCGACGGACATGGGGGATCGGCCCACGGTCGGCGGTTTGGCAGATGATTTCTTCAAGCGCATCGTGCGCTACTACACGGAGAAATACGGTGCCGACTCGAAGGAACTCAAGGCCGCACGCGGCGGAGCCACCTTTGAGCCCCATGTCGCCGAACTCATCTTTGAGCAAATGCTCGCCGAGCAGCCGAAGATCACGATTTGGAAAAAACATCGCTACCAGGCCACTCACATCGACGCTGACCGCTCCAAGGCAGGAAACCGTGTCACGGCGCTGGTGACTGATGATCTGGTCAAAGGCACGACCAAGACCTTCACCGGCGATCTGTTCATCGACGCGAGTTACGAGGGCGATCTGATGGCTGGGGCCAAGGTGCCGTATCGCATCGGACGTGAGAGTCGCAGCGAGTATGGCGAAATGCTGGCCGGAGTGAGCATGGGGCCGCTGGAGCAGCGCGGCATGGGCGACCACCGCACGCCGCCCTACAACTACCGCGTCAGCGTCACCTCCAACACCGCCAACCGCGTGCTCTTCCCCAAGCCCGATCACTATGATCCCACGCCCTTCATCGCCACCGATGGCAAGCGCATCAAAGAAGGTCGAGCGAAGGGCTTCGGTGATTTTTTCACCACAATCGACAAATGGCACCCCGGCTACAAATACGACGCGAACTGGGGCGACAGCGCGGGCAATAGCCAAGGCTATGCCGATGGTGATTGGGCCACGCGTGAACGCATCGCGGCCAAGATTCGTGATGGCTTCCTGTCGCGTCTCTACTACTTCCAGAACGATCCCGAGCTGCCACAGGCCTTTCGCGATGAAGCACGCACCTGGGGCCTGCCGAAAGATGAATTCACTGACAATGGCCACTGGCCTTTTCAGCTCTACGTGCGCGAGGGCCGCCGCATGGTCGGTGCTTATGTTTTGCGGGAGAATGATCTCACGCAGGATCGCTGGAAGGCCGATGGCATCGCCACCGGCAGCTACGGCATTGATTGCCATGTGGTGCAGTATCTCCGTGAGAATGGCAAACTTGTCCCCGAACACACGCGGCACACTGCAGTGAATAATTACGACATACCGTATCGCTGCCTCGTGCCGCCGGAGGTGGAAAATCTGCTCGTGCCCGTGTGCGTCAGCGCCACGCACATCGCCTACTGCTCACTGCGCATGGAGCCCGTCTATATGATGCTCGGTCAGGCCGCCGGAGTGGCCGCAGGCATCGCACTGAATGAAAAACTGCCGGTGCAAAAAGTGGACACAAAGAAGCTGCGCGAGCTGCTGCTCAAGGATGGCGCAGTGCTCGATGCAGGCTATCAGCCGCAGGTGAAGCTCACCTTTACCCCACAGCGCCCGCGTCCCGGTGAGAAGGTGATCTTCAAAGCCATCTCGCAGAAGCCGCTGAAGGCTATGCAGTGGGACTTCATCGGCAACGGCACCATCAGCGCCACAGGCGAACGTGTGGTTCATGCCTACACGGTGGAAAAGGTGCATCACGTCAGCCTGCTCGTCACCGATGACGCTGGACGCCGACGCCTACTCACCGCCGAGGTGCCCGTCGGCATCGCCGAGCCGCTCGATGTCACGCTGGATGCCTTTGAAGCCGAACTCGCCGGTCGCTGGAACGGCACCGTGCCGGACTACCTCGCTGGCTTACCCTTGCGCTATTCCGACATCTTCCACGGCCCCGGCACGCACCGCGACATGGTGGTGCGGGGCAAGGTCGCCGCTGCCCGTGCGCACTTTCAGCCCACCCTGAAGCGCAGTGGTCGCTACCAGGTCTGCCTTGGCTTTCGCCCTTCCAAAACCCAAGCCACCAACACCCCTGTGCTCATCAAACACGCCAGCGGCACCGCCAAGCTCTCCGTGGATCAACGCTCCGAGAAGACTCCCTTCCTCTGGGTGCCCGTCGGCGAGTATGAGTTCAAGGCAGGCAGTGCTGGCTTCGCTGAACTCCGCAATGCCAATACCGATGGCCGTATCGCCGTTGATGCCATGCGGTGGTTGTGGATTGCTGAGTAG
- a CDS encoding DUF1592 domain-containing protein, whose protein sequence is MRVPALFFALSVPAFAAAPKAITTFFDQHCTECHDAEVKKGGLDLTALAFDLKDPQLFEKWVKVHDSVADGEMPPKKKARPDAKLAEAFLDSLDGQLRETSSSAQTAQGRTLVRRLNRIEYENTVRDLLHIDTPLAGLLPEDTPMHGFDTVAEGLRFSQLQIEKYLEAADAALDAAVDLRMSIEQKKERFTYKDEKWIIENLALPDDPPADPKKKYERKRVAFRDLPDALVMFTDADYMLGLSKFKMRRSGTYRIRLSAYGYQSAGEPVTARIYANDYSIGKRLLGHWDMPEGKPRVAEVVTRINRSEHLLVMPFSVGYDAEGKRLNDSDTTKEFKGRGLAVQWIEIEGPLEMQDWPPPSLKSLLPDVPVVKLDEKKINNRHDAEKAIGYELQPADPAASLKTCIESFAAKAFRRPLESGESDRFVKLAHDALAGGASFLDASKLGLRGVLTSPQFLLFDELPGPRLSDYALASRLSYFLWSTLPDDELMRLAAAKKLHEPETLKAQVKRLLADKRSSAFVKNFAGQWLDLRSIDATSPDTTLYPEFDEMLKLAMVGETEAFFAEMLHQDLPVTNFIRSDFLMLNHRIAQHYGLGTDMAKGEDFVRVSLPADSVRGGLLTQASILKVTANGTVSSPVLRGGWVMKRLLGQPPPPPPPGIPGVEPDTRGASTIREILAKHSTSENCAGCHAKIDPPGFALESFDVIGGWRDRYRSKEKGERPNAKVENRGVWQYKVSLPVDPTGQLADGRPFKDIKDFKQLLLAKPADVQRCLAEKLLTYATGAAPTYADGQAVNDIVGKSLKQGGGLKTFVTELVLSETFGRK, encoded by the coding sequence ATGCGAGTCCCCGCTCTCTTTTTCGCCCTCTCCGTTCCTGCCTTCGCCGCCGCGCCGAAGGCCATCACCACGTTTTTCGATCAACACTGCACAGAATGCCATGATGCAGAGGTGAAGAAAGGCGGGCTCGATCTCACGGCGCTCGCCTTTGACCTCAAAGACCCTCAGCTTTTTGAAAAGTGGGTCAAGGTCCACGACAGCGTCGCCGATGGTGAGATGCCGCCGAAAAAGAAAGCGCGGCCTGATGCAAAGCTCGCGGAGGCGTTCCTAGACTCGCTCGATGGGCAGTTGCGTGAGACGAGCAGCTCGGCGCAGACCGCGCAAGGCCGCACGCTGGTGCGGCGGCTCAATCGCATCGAGTATGAAAACACCGTGCGTGACCTGCTGCACATCGACACGCCGCTCGCGGGCCTGTTGCCAGAGGATACGCCGATGCATGGCTTTGATACCGTGGCGGAGGGTCTGCGCTTCTCACAGCTCCAGATCGAAAAATACCTGGAAGCCGCCGACGCCGCCCTCGATGCCGCTGTGGACCTACGCATGTCGATCGAGCAGAAAAAAGAACGCTTCACCTACAAGGATGAAAAGTGGATCATCGAAAACCTCGCACTGCCCGATGACCCTCCTGCGGACCCGAAAAAAAAGTATGAGCGCAAGCGTGTCGCCTTCCGCGATCTGCCGGATGCGCTCGTCATGTTCACCGATGCCGACTACATGCTGGGCCTCAGCAAGTTCAAGATGCGTCGCAGCGGCACCTACCGCATTCGCCTTTCCGCCTATGGTTATCAAAGTGCGGGTGAACCCGTCACCGCACGCATCTACGCGAATGATTACAGCATCGGCAAGCGCCTGCTCGGCCACTGGGACATGCCAGAGGGCAAGCCGCGTGTGGCAGAGGTCGTGACTCGCATCAATCGTAGCGAGCACCTGCTAGTGATGCCCTTCAGTGTCGGTTACGACGCCGAAGGCAAGCGCCTCAACGACAGCGATACGACCAAGGAATTCAAAGGCCGAGGCCTCGCCGTGCAGTGGATCGAGATCGAAGGGCCGCTGGAGATGCAGGACTGGCCACCGCCTTCACTCAAGAGCCTGCTACCCGATGTGCCCGTGGTGAAGCTCGATGAAAAGAAGATCAACAACCGCCATGATGCAGAGAAGGCCATCGGCTATGAATTGCAGCCTGCTGACCCCGCCGCATCGCTGAAGACCTGCATCGAATCCTTCGCCGCAAAGGCCTTCCGTCGCCCACTGGAGTCCGGTGAATCAGATCGCTTCGTCAAACTGGCTCACGATGCCCTCGCAGGCGGTGCGAGCTTCCTCGACGCATCGAAGCTCGGTCTGCGCGGCGTGCTAACCTCGCCGCAGTTTTTGCTCTTCGATGAACTCCCTGGCCCACGTCTCAGCGACTACGCTCTGGCCTCACGGCTCTCTTATTTCCTCTGGAGCACGCTGCCGGATGACGAACTCATGCGCCTCGCCGCTGCCAAAAAGCTCCACGAGCCCGAAACGCTCAAAGCGCAGGTGAAACGCCTCCTCGCGGACAAGCGCAGCAGTGCCTTCGTGAAGAACTTCGCTGGTCAATGGCTTGATCTACGCAGCATCGACGCCACCTCGCCCGACACGACGCTTTACCCCGAATTCGATGAAATGCTGAAGCTGGCCATGGTCGGCGAAACGGAAGCCTTTTTCGCTGAAATGCTTCATCAAGACCTGCCAGTGACGAATTTCATCCGCAGTGACTTTTTGATGCTCAACCACCGCATCGCGCAGCACTACGGCCTCGGCACCGATATGGCGAAGGGCGAAGACTTCGTCCGCGTGTCGCTCCCCGCCGACAGCGTGCGCGGTGGCCTGCTCACCCAGGCCAGCATTCTCAAAGTCACCGCCAACGGCACAGTCAGCTCGCCCGTGCTGCGCGGTGGCTGGGTGATGAAGCGTCTGCTTGGCCAGCCACCGCCACCTCCACCGCCCGGCATTCCCGGTGTGGAGCCCGACACCCGCGGCGCGAGCACCATTCGCGAGATCCTAGCCAAACACAGCACCTCAGAAAACTGCGCAGGCTGCCACGCCAAGATCGACCCGCCCGGTTTCGCCTTGGAGAGCTTCGATGTCATCGGCGGCTGGCGTGATCGCTACCGCAGCAAGGAGAAAGGCGAGCGCCCGAATGCCAAAGTCGAAAACCGCGGCGTCTGGCAATACAAAGTCTCCCTCCCCGTCGATCCCACCGGCCAACTCGCCGACGGCCGCCCCTTCAAAGACATCAAAGACTTCAAACAACTCCTCCTCGCCAAACCCGCCGATGTGCAACGCTGCCTAGCTGAAAAACTCCTCACCTACGCCACCGGTGCCGCCCCCACTTATGCGGATGGTCAGGCGGTGAATGACATCGTCGGCAAATCGCTGAAGCAAGGTGGTGGCTTGAAGACTTTTGTGACTGAGCTGGTGCTGAGTGAGACGTTTGGGCGGAAGTAG
- a CDS encoding ATP-binding protein, which translates to MRFLEKSWADAAGAFLPVYGRRRVGKSELIRHFISQKRGIYYVGKQAPADLQLREFMRDAAECLDEPLLAEVQVDGWARAFKLIEERWKGPEKLILALDEFQWMCEVSPELPSVIQEAWDRRWKKGGIMLILCGSYLGFMEREVLGKKSPLFGRRTGQILLRPFDHKEAALFHPGYSRLEQTRTYFVCGGLPFYLKCFSQGRSVEQNIADAFLTETGLLRREADFLLREELRELVNYHSILMALAEGQNTNSGISTASGIGDRALHFYLTTLIDLGYVRKKHPLTGGAAQVRQGRYVLDDPLLRFWFRFVFPQTSLIARLGPSAAMERLIKPGLDAYFGICFEALCREALPMIYAREGVTAAFEIGEYWDKESQIDVVGLRKDGWTDLGECKWTAARSPAPLREELEARVPHYPNSRRATIHTRYFTRTKITHSTPPPATEHWHDLEDIYAV; encoded by the coding sequence GTGCGGTTCCTGGAGAAATCATGGGCGGATGCGGCGGGGGCGTTTCTTCCGGTTTACGGGCGGCGGAGGGTCGGGAAGAGCGAGCTGATCCGTCATTTCATCAGCCAGAAGCGCGGCATTTATTATGTGGGGAAGCAGGCTCCGGCGGATTTGCAGCTCCGCGAGTTCATGCGGGATGCGGCGGAGTGCCTGGACGAGCCGCTGCTGGCCGAGGTGCAGGTAGACGGCTGGGCGCGGGCCTTCAAGCTGATCGAAGAGCGATGGAAGGGGCCGGAGAAGCTCATCCTGGCGCTGGATGAGTTTCAGTGGATGTGCGAGGTCAGCCCTGAGTTGCCGTCGGTGATCCAGGAGGCATGGGATCGCCGGTGGAAGAAGGGTGGCATCATGCTGATCCTCTGCGGCTCGTATCTCGGCTTCATGGAGCGGGAGGTGCTGGGGAAAAAGAGTCCGCTTTTTGGCCGGCGCACCGGGCAGATCCTGCTGCGGCCCTTTGACCACAAGGAAGCTGCGTTGTTTCATCCCGGCTACTCACGGCTGGAACAGACGCGGACGTATTTCGTGTGTGGTGGGTTGCCGTTTTACCTGAAATGCTTCTCCCAGGGACGGTCGGTGGAGCAAAACATTGCTGACGCCTTTCTCACGGAGACGGGGCTGCTGCGGCGCGAGGCGGATTTTTTGCTGCGTGAGGAACTGCGCGAGCTGGTGAACTATCACAGCATCCTCATGGCGCTGGCGGAGGGTCAAAACACGAACAGCGGCATCTCCACCGCCAGCGGCATCGGTGACCGGGCGCTGCATTTCTACCTCACCACGCTCATCGACCTCGGTTATGTGCGCAAAAAGCATCCGCTCACCGGCGGTGCCGCGCAGGTGCGGCAGGGGCGCTATGTGCTGGATGATCCGCTGCTGCGTTTCTGGTTCCGCTTTGTCTTCCCGCAGACCAGCCTCATCGCCCGCCTCGGTCCATCGGCGGCGATGGAGCGGCTCATCAAGCCGGGCCTGGATGCCTACTTCGGCATTTGCTTTGAGGCTCTCTGCCGCGAGGCCCTGCCGATGATCTATGCCCGCGAAGGCGTCACCGCCGCCTTCGAGATCGGCGAGTATTGGGACAAGGAATCGCAAATCGATGTCGTCGGCCTGCGCAAAGACGGCTGGACCGACCTCGGCGAGTGCAAATGGACCGCCGCACGCTCTCCAGCCCCGCTGCGGGAGGAACTGGAGGCCCGCGTTCCCCATTACCCCAACTCACGCCGGGCGACGATCCACACACGCTACTTCACCCGCACCAAGATCACGCACAGCACTCCGCCGCCTGCGACGGAGCACTGGCATGATCTGGAGGATATTTACGCGGTGTAG